The genomic window ttaaattgTATATGAAGCAGAGTAGATGAAAGGTAGTCAATGattgtatttttgtattcttgTTGCTGAAGTTGTTGTAATTGCTCAAATAAACTTCACTGAATGAATTTAGTGTAAGTTTTTTCTCTAAGctggtttaaaaaagaaaatgtaggaatAAGCTTATCTTAGCAATGCCGTCAGAACAAAAGTGATAGGATCAAGTACTCATGAATGCCAATGGCAGCTGACAAAATTCAAGCCTAGGTAGGCCTTGTTTCAAAACATACCACCACGAGGAAGCTGCATACCCTCTGAAGATGCAGACTTTTTATTTAGTTACTATTTAGTACCAAAGTCAGCATTTTACTGAAGAAGAAATACTTGATACATGTCTagcaaaatatatagaatttagaGGCATCCCTAATACAAAATGAAGGTTATATGTGCAGGAAGGCAGGtggcaaaatgtattttattgttgCAGTTGGTAGAAACGGAATAGCAGGACAACCCGGGGTGGGGAGAGTCTCGTCTTCCTTTTCTCCCCTGATCTTCACCCTAAGAGGGATTCTTGGCTGCCCAGAATTACAGCCCCAGACTCTTTAGTAAAATGCTCACGGGCATGTCGGCCACGAGGAAGCagatgataagtttattttttttaaagatttagttatttgcttgaaagtcagtgttaaacagagagagaaggagaggcagagagagagagagagagagagagagagagagagagaggtcttccatctgctggttcactccccaattggccacaagggccagagctgcgccgctccaaagccaggagccaggagactcttccaggtctcccacggctatgcaggggcccaagcacttgggccatcttcactgctttcccaggccacagcagagagcaggattggaagtttAGCACCCTGGACtcaatcggcgcccatatgggatgcttgcaggaCTGGCAGTGGCTttcaccggctatgccacagcagtgtccCTGCATATGCAAATCGGAATGACATACCACTACACTCTCACTCGATTGGACAACACTCCAAAGTTGATACTCATCCAGAGCTTGACAAAGTGAAAAGTGTAAATTGTCCTCCTAGGCAGAGAGTGTTTCAACTGATACAAACTTGGGCAGAACAGTTTGAATGGTCAAGTGTGCATTCACATACACGTTTTCCAAGATGTGTCCTtctctttttgaaagatgtattcatgcattcgaaaggcagagttagagagaggcagtgatcctctggttcactccctaatggcctcaacctccagagctgagacgatcctaagccaggagccaggagccaggagccaggagccaggagccaggagctgcttctgcgtctcccatgtgggtgcagtcctggggccatcctctgtggcATACCCAGgtacaataacagggagctggacctgatgAGGAGTAGcccggactggaaccagcacccatgtgggatgctggccccataggTCCTAGAcatcggctttacccgctgtgccacagcgccggccccttccacagagctttgaagtacacttgaatgaggctgctgccagcacaTGACATGCTGGTtgacaatacacatttttatgaatagAATGAGCACACTGAaattagaatgaaaaatgaatacatacattAGAAATAGTTGTTTATCGTCAAGTACTGCGTGCATAAGACACTATTTCAATGCgttttcattaatttaataagAATGTAGCGGATGTATCAAATTGCACATATTAATGTGATTCTGTGTGATGTCTTGATGcatgtgtacattgtgtaatAGCTATTcatgggactggtgctatggcctagggggcaacaccaccacctgcaatggcagcatcccatatgggtgccagttagagtctcagTGCTGGGTAGTTACCCGCATACCATAATCaccttttgtcttcttttttttttttttaaaaaacaggtttTTGGTATGTAGTCACATATACAACTTCTGTTTATTAAGTGgtgttcttttaatttatttgaaaggcagagtgaccgagagaggggaagaaacagagcaaagaggagatcttccagggaggctagcagggagctgcattggaaacagagcagccaggagtcccgCACAGCTGTGGGCTGCTGGAGCCCTAAGTGGAGGCAACACAGCCTCGGCTCCACCTTCTTCACTTTAGTCCTTTCCTACTGAACTCACTTGAATCCTTTCTACCGAATGCGTCTTTTTCTTAACTATGAAGGATCTTCTAAAAGTTGTTAGAAATGTATTaagaggctggcgccgaggctcacttggctaatcctctgcctgtggtgctggcagccccggttctagtcccaattggggcgctggattctgtcccagttgctcatcttccagtccagctctctgctgtggcccaggaaggcaatggaggatggcccaggtccttgggccctgcacccacatgggagaccaggaggaggcacctggctcctggcttgggatcggcacagtgtgccagccgcagcgggatggccatggcagccatttgagaggtgaaacaacagaaggaagacctttctctctctctctgtctctctctctctctctgtctaaccgTGCCTGCCttcctataaataaatgaataaagaaagaaagaaagaaaagaaaaagaaaaaaaggcaatgtaTTAAGAAAATCCATGTTTCTATATCAATTTTTAACcctaaaataattgtatttttaaaaggaattttgcaAATCTTTGAAAAGGACTTTTGTGTAAAATGTCCCCTTAGGGGCCTGTAGGGTGAGAGAAAGGATTAGTTCACACCCTACAGGGCTGACCTCCCATAGTGCATGTTCTGGCCACtccccttccactccagctttctgccactgcacctgggaaagctgtgggaatggcccaagtactccagcccctgcccctcttgggggagaccaggatggaattcctggctcctgggctcagcctggcccagccctgcctgtggctcccagctggggagggagccagcagatgcaagacaggttgttgtcactcttccttcccaatgAAGCTTTTCACAAAGTACCCGCTCCATTCGTTTGATATTCGTGTTGCTCCCTGGGATTTCTTTGGTTGTATCTGTCAAGGTTGCCTGTCCCCAACACTTGATTTTCAACTCTGATGTTCCTTTGAGTTTGGCTACAAATGTCAACGCAAAGGGTGGGGCAAAATGAAGCTGGCTGTCAGACAGAAACCCAGCTCTGGGATTTCCTGAGCTGAGCGCTGATTGGATTCGAACCTGGCCCAGGTATAAAGCCGGAAGGAAGCGCGGAGAGATGGAGCCTCCTTGCGACTGCAGCGGCCACGGGAAACCACCTCTCTCTGAGTCCTAGAGTGTGTTCACCTGGATCAGGATTTCATCCACGGCAGGTAGCTCAATTTCTTATTCTGTTAGGCCATATTTGGTGCCTGTGCTTTTGAGAAAGTCCTTATGCCAAAAGCGTTGAAGACTCCATTTCAACTTTAAAAACGTCTTTGGGAGACGTTTATTAATGCCACCTATGTTATCCTAATATGCTTTAGGTGCGttgtctctctgttctcttcaTGTTTCTCCATGTACTCTTCTGTAGGAGTATTCACGGATGTTttcaaacatgtatttattttttgagtggCAGGgttaagacagagagatggagagacggggaaagaggtcttccctccttgGGTTCTGCTATGACATTAACAAGCCTGGAAAAGAGACCTTCTCATTTCTCCACATTTCGATCTCTGTTAGGGCTTCCCATAGAAAGGAAACCACGTAGCAAATCAGCAGAGAGGGGCAGGCCGCTCTAGCTTaggtggttaatcctccgcctaggggcCAGCATCCCCAATGGGCTCTGATTGGAGTTCCAACGGCTCTGCTCTCAACCCTGCTCCctgagatggcctgggaaagcagtggaaggagatCCAAGTGCTCTGACCCACTGTACCCACGGGGgatgcagaagcagctccaggtttggatgggcccagctctggctgttgaggccatttggggagtgaacaggcagatggaagacctccctctctctctctctctctgtgtgtgtgtgtgtgtgtgtgtgtgtgtgtgtgattctgcctgTGAAATGAATGAATCCATCTTTACTAAAGAGAGACTACGTAGAGAAGACCCTCTGGGGGAAATTCTAGGGGGACGATCTAGAACACACCTGGGGACTCAGAGTCGCCCACTTTCCTGTCTTGCAGCCATGACGCCTGAGAGCTCCGGCCCCCAGAACCCCAGCTGCCACATCATGACATTCTACCCAACCATGGAGGAGTTTATGGACTTCAACCAATTTATCGCTCAGATGGAATCTCAGGGTGCACACCGAGGAGGCCTGGCCAAGGTCATCCCACCCAAGGAGTGGAGGGCCAGACAGAGCTACGACGACATGGATGACATCTTGATAGCCCGCCCCCTCCAGCAGAAGGCCTATGGCGGGGCAGGTGTCTTCACTCAGttccacagaaagaggagagccaTGACCCTGAGACAGTATCGCCAGCTGGCCACCAGCACAAAATACCAGACCCCAGCGCACCTGACTTTCGAAGAGTTGGAGCAAAAGTACTGGAAGACCCGTGTCTACGATGCCCCGATCTACGGCGCTGGCATCAGCGGCTCTCTGTTTGATGAAAACATGGCACACTGGAACCTCAGGCGCCTGGGCTCGCCTCTGGACCTGCTGGCGCAGGAGTGCGGCGTCGTCATCGAGGGCGTCAACACGCCCTACCTGTACTTTGGCATGTGGAAGACCACGTTCGCCTGGCACACGGAGGACATGGACCTGTACAGCATCAACTACCTGCACTTCGGGGAGCCCAAGACGTGGTACACGGTGCCCCCGGAGCACGGGCGGCGCCTGGAGCGCCTGGCCGGGCAGCTGTTCCCGGGCAGTTCCCGCAGCTGCCAGGCCTTCCTGCGGCACAAGGTGGCCCTCATCTCGCCCAGCGTCCTGCGGCAGAACGGCATCCCCTTCCGCCGCGTCACTCAGCAGGCTGGCGAGTTCATGGTGACCTTTCCTTACGGCTACCACGCGGGCTTCAACCACGGCTTCAACTGCGCCGAAGCCATCAATTTCGCCACCCCGCGCTGGATCGACTATGGCAAAGTGGCCTCCCAGTGCAGCTGCGGGGAGGCCAGGGTCACCTTTGACATGGACCCCTTCGTTCGTATCCTGCAACCCGAGCGCTACGAGCTGTGGAAACGCGGGCAAGACCGTGGCACTGTGGCCCTCCCGGAGCCCATGGGCCAAACAAGCCAGGATCCACACACTAGCCGGGAGCCAGGCACCAGCCAGACGCTTCTCACCAGCCAGGGGCcaagcctcagccaggagccacgcAGCAGTGAGGAacctcacagcagccaggagcttctcaccagccaggggccaagcctcagccaggagccaggcaccagtGAGGAGCCATGCAGCAGCCAGAAATCACGCCGCTGCCTGAAGCCGCGCCCCAGCCACGCGTTGTGCACCAGCCAGGAGCTGACGGCCTGTAGGCAGGATCGCGGGCTCtggagggctgccctgggcctcaggcaGCTTTCCTCGCCCCAGGCTAGGTCCACTGGGCCTGTGCCGGCCTCTGGTAGCACCCGTCGAGCTGCTCCTGTGGGCCCCGGATCTCAGTTGGCTCTGGGCCGCAGCAGTGATGTCACACTGCACACTGACGTTCGCAGGTCcaggcagcccagcctggcctggttaCCGACTCCAGCTCTGTCTGCCGAGGCTGTGCGCCTGTCAGCTGCCAGACCtagtcgtggtcgtggtcggcgCCCTCGGCCACTGCAAGCTGAGGAGCCCAGCCTGGAGGTTCCACCCAAGAGGCGGCTGTTGTCCCCCTCTGCACACACCGATGCTGGCGCCGAGGCTCCGCCCCTGCCCAGTGATGGGGCTTCAGAGGTCAGTGCTACTCAGAGCCCTGAACGCCCGTTTCCTGCCAAGGCTTCGGGATGTTGCTGCGCCCCGGATCTTCAACCCTTGGGGCCCCCGCTGGATCCCCATGCCCCGATGCACCCGggcccctgcctgctctccttGGACAGCATCACCGTGGGTCTCCCTGACGTGGTGCCGCTGACTCCTCCCAGCACCAGCGTGCAGccattcagaagcttctgcagggacactgctggggactGGGCGTCTCCTGGGAATCAGGCAGAGGATGGGGTGGTGCGCCGCACTTGCGCCTCCAGAACCTTGGCTGCGTCTGTGCTTGCCCCCGGCCCTGGTGTGCCTGATGCTAGTCCCCTCTGGCTCAAGCCACAGGGAGGCGCTTTCTGGTGGCATGAGCCAAGTTCAGCACCAGTGAACGCTCTTCAGCCCCTGAGCCCTTGACCATCTGCTCTGTGACTGTGCAGCGGCCCCTGACCCTCAGAACCTGTAAAGTTCCCAGCCACGGGAGCATTCGTCCTGGCCTGTCCCCACTGGAGACCTAGTACCTGACTGGCATTTCTGATTTCTGCCTGTTATGCATTCCTCGTGCAAAGAGAAACGAGAACTCCTTGGCgtgtttttaaacttaaattgTATATGAAGCAGAGTAGATGAAAGGTAGTCAATGattgtatttttgtattcttgTTGCTGAAGTTGTTTTAATTGCTCAAATAAACTTCACTGAATGAATTTAGTGTAAGTTTTTTCTCTAAGctggtttaaaaaagaaaatgtaggaatAAGCTTATCTTAGCAATGCAGTCAGAACAAAAGGGATAGGATCAAGTACTCATGAATGCCAATGGCAGCTGACAAAATTCAAGCCCAGGTAGGCCTTGTTTCAAAACATACCACCACGAGGAAGCTGCATACCCTCTGAAGATGCAGACTTTTTATTTAGTTACTATTTAGTACCAAAGTCAGCATTTTACTGAAGAAGAAATACTTGATACATGTCTagcaaaatatatagaatttagaGGCATCCCTAATACAAAATGAAGGTTATATGTGCAGGAAGGCAGGtggcaaaatgtattttattgttgCAGTTGGTAGAAGCGGAATAGCAGGACAACCCGGGGTGGGGAGAGTCTCGTCTTCCTTTTCTCCCCTGATCTTCACCCTAAGAGGGATTCTTGGCTGCCCAGAATTACAGCCCCAGACTCTTTAGTAAAATGCTCACGGGCATGTCGGCCACGAGGAAGCagatgataagtttattttttttaaagatttagttatttgcttgaaagtcagtgttaaacagagagagaaggagaggctgagagagagagagaggtcttccatctgctggttcactccccaattggccacaagggccagagctgcgccgctccaaagccaggagctaggagactcttccaggtctcccacggctcCACGGctacgcaggggcccaagcacttgggccatcttcactgctttcccaggccacagcagagtgcaggATTGGAAGTTTAGCGCCCTGGACtcaattggcgcccatatgggatgcttgcaggaCTGGTAGTGGCTttcaccggctatgccacagcagtgtccCTGCATATGCAAATCGGAATGACATACCACTACACTCTCACTCGATTGGACAACACTCCAAAGTTGATACTCATCCAGAGCTTGACAAAGTGAAAAGTGTAAATTGTCCTCCTAGGCAGAGAGTGTTTCAACTGATACAAACTTGGGCAGAACAGTTTGAATGGTCAAGTGTGCATTCACATACATGTTTTCCAAGATCTGTTCTtctctttttgaaagatgtattcatgcattcgaaaggcagagttagagagaggcagtgatcctctggttcactccctaatggcctcaacctccagagctgagacgatcctaagccaggagccaggagccaggagctgcttctgcgtctcccatgtgggtgcagtcctggggccatcctctgtggcATACCCAGgtacaataacagggagctggacctgatgAGGAGTAGcccggactggaaccagcacccatgtgggatgctggccccataggTCCTAGAcatcggctttacccgctgtgccacagcgccggccccttccacagagctttgaagtacacttgaatgaggctgctgccagcacaTGACATGCTGGTtgacaatacacatttttatgaatagAATGAGCACACTGAAATTAGAATGAACAATGAATACATACATTAGAAATAGTTGTTTATCGTCAAGTACTGCGTGCAGAAGACACTATTTCAATGCgttttcattaatttaataagAATGTAGCGGATGTATCAAATTGCACATATTAATGTGATTCTGTGTGATGTCTTGATGcatgtgtacattgtgtaatAGCTATTcatgggactggtgctatggcctagggggcaacaccaccacctgcaatggcagcatcccatataggtgccagttagagtctcagTGCTGGGTAGTTACCCGCATACCATAATCaccttttgtcttcttttttttttttttaaaaaacaggtttTTGGTATGTAGTCACATATACAACTTCTGTTTATTAAGTGgtgttcttttaatttatttgaaaggcagagtgaccgagagaggggaagaaacagagcaaagaggagatcttccagggaggctagcagggagctgcattggaaacagagcagccaggagtcccgCACAGCTGTGGGCTGCTGGAGCCCTAAGTGGAGGCAACACAGCCTCGGCTCCACCTTCTTCACTTTAGTCCTTTCCTACTGAACTCACTTGAATCCTTTCTACCGAATGCGTCTTTTTCTTAACTATGAAGGATCTTCTAAAAGTTGTTAGAAATGTATTaagaggctggcgccgaggctcacttggctaatcctctgcctgtggtgctggcagccccggttctagtcccaattggggcgctggattctgtcccagttgctcatcttccagtccagctctctgctgtggcccaggaaggcaatggaggatggcccaggtccttgggccctgcacccacatgggagaccaggaggaggcacctggctcctggcttgggatcggcacagtgtgccagccgcagcgggatggccatggcagccatttgagaggtgaaacaacagaaggaagacctttctctctctctctgtctctctctctctctctgactaacCGTGCCTGCCttcctataaataaatgaataaagaaagaaagaaagaaaagaaaaagaaaaaaaggcaatgtaTTAAGAAAATCCATGTTTCTATATCAATTTTTAACcctaaaataattgtatttttaaaaggaattttgcaAATCTTTGAAAAGGACTTTTGTGTAAAATGTCCCCTTAGGGGCCTGTAGGCTGAGAGAAAGGATTAGTTCACACCCTACAGGGCTGACCTCCCATAGTGCATGTTCTGGCCACtccccttccactccagctttctgccactgcacctgggaaagctgtgggaatggcccaagtactccagcccctgcccctcttgggggagaccaggatggaattcctggctcctgggctcagcctggcccagccctgcctgtggctcccagctggggagggagccagcagatgcaagacaggttgttgtcactcttccttcccaatgAAGCTTTTCACAAAGTACCCGCTCCATTCGTTTGATATTCGTGTTGCTCCCTGGGATTTCTTTGGTTGTATCTGTCAAGGTTGCCTGTCCCCAACACTTGATTTTCCACTCTGATGTTCCTTTGAGTTTGGCTACAAATGTCAACGCAAAGGGTGGGGCAAAATGAAGCTGGCTGTCAGACAGAAACCCAGCTCTGGGATTTCCTGAGCTGAGCGCTGATTGGATTCGAACCTGGCCCAGGTATAAAGCCGGAAGGAAGCGCGGAGAGATGGAGCCTCCTTGCGACTGCAGTGGCCACGGGAAACCACCTCTCTCTGAGTCCTAGAGTGTGTTCACCTGGATCAGGATTTCATCCACGGCAGGTAGCTCAATTTCTTATTCTGTTAGGCCATATTTGGTGCCTGTGCTTTTGAGAAAGTCCTTATGCCAAAAGCGTTGAAGACTCCATTTCAACTTTAAAAACGTCTTTGGGAGACGTTTATTAATGCCACCTATGTTATCCTAATATGCTTTATGTGCGttgtctctctgttctcttcGTGTTTCTCCATGTACTCTTCTGTAGGAGTATTCACGGATGTTttcaaacatgtatttattttttgagtggCAGGgttaagacagagagatggagagacggggaaagaggtcttccctccttgGGTTCTGCTATGACATTGACAAGCCTGGAAAAGAGACCTTCTCATTTCTCCACATTTCGATCTCTGTTAGGGCTTCACCTAGAAAGGAAACCACGTAGCAAATCAGCAGAGAGGGGCAGGCCGCTCTAGCTTaggtggttaatcctccgcctaggggcCAGCATCCCCAATGGGCTCTGATTGGAGTTCCAACGGCTCTGCTCTCAACCCTGCTCCctgagatggcctgggaaagcagtggaaggagatCCAAGTGCTCTGACCCACTGTACCCACGGGGgatgcagaagcagctccaggtttggatgggcccagctctggctgttgaggccatttggggagtgaacaggcagatggaagacctccctctctctctctctctctgtgtgtgtgtgtgtgtgtgtgtgtgtgtgtgattctgcctgTGAAATGAATGAATCCATCTTTACTAAAGAGAGACTACGTAGAGAAGACCCTCTGGGGGAAATTCTAGGGGGACGATCTAGAACACACCTGGGGACTCAGAGTCGCCCACTTTCCTGTCTTGCAGCCATGACGCCTGAGAGCTCCGGCCCCCAGAACCCCAGCTGCCACATCATGACATTCTACCCAACCATGGAGGAGTTTATGGACTTCAACCAATTTATCGCTCAGATGGAATCTCAGGGTGCACACCGAGGAGGCCTGGCCAAGGTCATCCCACCCAAGGAGTGGAGGGCCAGACAGAGCTACGACGACATGGATGACATCTTGATAGCCCGCCCCCTCCAGCAGAAGGCCTATGGCGGGGCAGGTGTCTTCACTCAGttccacagaaagaggagagccaTGAGCCTGAGACAGTATCGCCAGCTGGCCACCAGCACAAAATACCAGACCCCAGCGCACCTGACTTTCGAAGAGTTGGAGCAAAAGTACTGGAAGACCCGTGTCTACGATGCCCCGATCTACGGCGCTGGCATCAGCGGCTCTCTGTTTGATGAAAACATGGCACACTGGAACCTCAGGCGCCTGGGCTCGCCTCTGGACCTGCTGGCGCAGGAGTGCGGCGTCGTCATCGAGGGCGTCAACACGCCCTACCTGTACTTTGGCATGTGGAAGACCACGTTCGCCTGGCACACGGAGGACATGGACCTGTACAGCATCAACTACCTGCACTTCGGGGAGCCCAAGACGTGGTACGCGGTGCCCCCGGAGCACGGGCGGCGCCTGGAGCGCCTGGCCGGGCAGCTGTTCCCGGGCAGTTCCCGCAGCTGCCAGGCCTTCCTGCGGCACAAGGTGGCCCTCATCTCGCCCAGCGTCCTGCGGCAGAACGGCATCCCCTTCCGCCGCGTCACTCAGCAGGCTGGCGAGTTCATGGTGACCTTTCCTTACGGCTACCACGCGGGCTTCAACCACGGCTTCAACTGCGCCGAAGCCATCAATTTCGCCACCCCGCGCTGGATCGACTATGGCAAAGTGGCCTCCCAGTGCAGCTGCGGGGAGGCCAGGGTCACCTTTGACATGGACCCCTTCGTTCGTATCCTGCAACCCGAGCGCTACGAGCTGTGGAAACGCGGGCAAGACCGTGGCGCTGTGGCCCTCCCGGAGCCCATGGGCCAAACAAGCCAGGATCCACACACTAGCCGGGAGCCAGGCACCAGCCAGCCGCTTCTCACCAGCCAGGGGCcaagcctcagccaggagccacgcAGCAGTGAGGAacctcacagcagccaggagcttctcaccagccaggggccaagcctcagccaggagccaggcaccagtGAGGAGCCATGCAGCAGCCAGAAATCACGCCGCTGCCTGAAGCCGCGCCCCAGCCACGCGTTGTGCACCAGCCAGGAGCTGACGGCCTGTAGGCAGGATCGCGGGCTCtggagggctgccctgggcctcaggcaGCTTTCCTCGCCCCAGGCTAGGTCCACTGGGCCTGTGCCGGCCTCTGGTAGCACCCGTCGAGCTGCTCCTGTGGGCCCCGGATCTCAGTTGGCTCTGGGCCGCAGCAGTGATGTCACACTGCACACTGACGTTCGCAGGTCcaggcagcccagcctggcctggttaCCGACTCCAGCTCTGTCTGCCGAGGCTGTGCGCCTGTCAGCTGCCAGAcctggtcgtggtcgtggtcttGGTCGtagtcgtggtcgtggtcggcgTCCTCGGCCACTGCAAGCTGAGGAGCCCAGCCTGGAGGTTCCACCCAAGAGGCGGCTGTTGTCCCCCTCTGCACACACCGATGCTGGCGCCGAGGCTCCGCCCCTGCCCAGTGATGGGGCTTCAGAGGTCAGTGCTACTCAGAGCCCTGAACGCCCGTTTCCTGCCAAGGCTTCGGGATGTTGCTGCGCCCCGGATCTTCAACCCTTGGGGCCCCCGCTGGATCCCGATGCACCCGggcccctgcctgctctccttGGACAGCATCACCGTGGGTCTCCCTGACGTGGTGCCGCTGACTCCTCCCAGCACCAGCGTGCAGccattcagaagcttctgcagggacactgctggggactGGGCGTCTCCTGGGAATCAGGCAGAGGAGGGGGTGGTGCGCCGCACTTGCGCCTCCAGAACCTTGGCTGCGTCTGTGCTTGCCCCCGGCCCTGGTGTGCCTGATGCTAGTCCCCTCTGGCTCAAGCCACAGGGAGGCGCTTTCTGGTGGCATGAGCCAAGTTCAGCACCAGTGAACGCTCTTCAGCCCCTGAGCCCTTGACCATCTGCTCTGTGACTGTGCAGCGGCCCCTGACCCTCAGAACCTGTAAAGTTCCCAGCCACGGGAGCATTCGTCCTGGCCTGTCCCCACTGGAGACCTAGTACCTGACTGGCATTTCTGATTTCTGCCTGTTATGCATTCCTCGTGCAAAGAGAAACGAGAACTCCTTGGCGTGTTTTTCAACTTAAATTGTATATGAAGCAGAGTAGATGAAAGGTAGTCAATGattgtatttttgtattcttgTTGCTGAAGTTGTTTTAATTGCTCAAATAAACTTCACTGAATGAATTTAGTCTAAGTTTTTTCTCTAAGctggtttaaaaaagaaaatgtaggaatAAGCTTATCTTAGCAATGCAGTCAGAACAAAAGGGATAGGATCAAGTACTCATGAATGCCAATGGCAGCTGACAAAATTCAAGCCTAGGTAGGCCTTGTTTCAAAACATACCACCACGAGGAAGCTGCATACCCTCTGAAGATGCAGACTTTTTATTTAGTTACTATTTAGTACCAAAGTCAGCATTTTACTGAAGAAGAAATACTTGATACATGTCTagc from Oryctolagus cuniculus chromosome 1, mOryCun1.1, whole genome shotgun sequence includes these protein-coding regions:
- the LOC100347458 gene encoding lysine-specific demethylase 4D-like; translated protein: MTPESSGPQNPSCHIMTFYPTMEEFMDFNQFIAQMESQGAHRGGLAKVIPPKEWRARQSYDDMDDILIARPLQQKAYGGAGVFTQFHRKRRAMTLRQYRQLATSTKYQTPAHLTFEELEQKYWKTRVYDAPIYGAGISGSLFDENMAHWNLRRLGSPLDLLAQECGVVIEGVNTPYLYFGMWKTTFAWHTEDMDLYSINYLHFGEPKTWYTVPPEHGRRLERLAGQLFPGSSRSCQAFLRHKVALISPSVLRQNGIPFRRVTQQAGEFMVTFPYGYHAGFNHGFNCAEAINFATPRWIDYGKVASQCSCGEARVTFDMDPFVRILQPERYELWKRGQDRGTVALPEPMGQTSQDPHTSREPGTSQTLLTSQGPSLSQEPRSSEEPHSSQELLTSQGPSLSQEPGTSEEPCSSQKSRRCLKPRPSHALCTSQELTACRQDRGLWRAALGLRQLSSPQARSTGPVPASGSTRRAAPVGPGSQLALGRSSDVTLHTDVRRSRQPSLAWLPTPALSAEAVRLSAARPSRGRGRRPRPLQAEEPSLEVPPKRRLLSPSAHTDAGAEAPPLPSDGASEVSATQSPERPFPAKASGCCCAPDLQPLGPPLDPHAPMHPGPCLLSLDSITVGLPDVVPLTPPSTSVQPFRSFCRDTAGDWASPGNQAEDGVVRRTCASRTLAASVLAPGPGVPDASPLWLKPQGGAFWWHEPSSAPVNALQPLSP
- the LOC138846094 gene encoding lysine-specific demethylase 4D-like; protein product: MTPESSGPQNPSCHIMTFYPTMEEFMDFNQFIAQMESQGAHRGGLAKVIPPKEWRARQSYDDMDDILIARPLQQKAYGGAGVFTQFHRKRRAMSLRQYRQLATSTKYQTPAHLTFEELEQKYWKTRVYDAPIYGAGISGSLFDENMAHWNLRRLGSPLDLLAQECGVVIEGVNTPYLYFGMWKTTFAWHTEDMDLYSINYLHFGEPKTWYAVPPEHGRRLERLAGQLFPGSSRSCQAFLRHKVALISPSVLRQNGIPFRRVTQQAGEFMVTFPYGYHAGFNHGFNCAEAINFATPRWIDYGKVASQCSCGEARVTFDMDPFVRILQPERYELWKRGQDRGAVALPEPMGQTSQDPHTSREPGTSQPLLTSQGPSLSQEPRSSEEPHSSQELLTSQGPSLSQEPGTSEEPCSSQKSRRCLKPRPSHALCTSQELTACRQDRGLWRAALGLRQLSSPQARSTGPVPASGSTRRAAPVGPGSQLALGRSSDVTLHTDVRRSRQPSLAWLPTPALSAEAVRLSAARPGRGRGLGRSRGRGRRPRPLQAEEPSLEVPPKRRLLSPSAHTDAGAEAPPLPSDGASEVSATQSPERPFPAKASGCCCAPDLQPLGPPLDPDAPGPLPALLGQHHRGSP